The genomic segment TCTGCTCGTATAATGTTCGTCGTGAGGTGGGAGACAGTATCTCGGAGGACTCTTATCTGCAGATTGTGCCCAGCACGAGTACGGCTAACTGGACGATTACCTTCCGTTTGAACAATAACCTTGCTGCCGACTATGATGTTTGTGCAGTGCTGCTGCCGAAGACTGTTTCGAATGCAAATGATACGGATTTGAGACCTTGCAAGTTCAGAGCTACCATCAAGTATGCGGATGCCACGGGTAAGATGCAGGAGTTCAACTGCAACAAGACAACCTTTGTCTCGGATCCTGAGAAGGTTGACACGATTGTGCTGGCAGAGAACTTCCATTTCCCTGTTTGTAACTATGATCAGAGTGCCATCAAGGCCACTGTGACCCTGACATGCTATATTTCTGCGAAGGAGACGTCGAGGTATGATCGTGAGATGTATCTGGACTGTATCTATCTTCGTCCACGAATCTCTAAAGTCGAATAACTATGAAGAAATATCTAATATCTGTAGTCATGCTGTTGGCTACCATCTCGCTGACAGCACAAGAAAGAACGGAGGCTAATACCGACCGAATGAAGGTGGTGACGGGTAGGGTGATCGATGCTGCTACGGGTCAGCCTTTGGCGGGTGTCATCGTGTCGGCCTATGGCAACCAGCGTCAGACAACCATGACCGACGAGACTGGTAGCTATGAACTGCACGTGCCCGAGTATACACGTTCTGTGATGATGCGCATTGATGGTTATGCACTTCAGCAGCGTGCCATCGCAGAGGGAAAGGCTGATGCCCGCTTATATAGCAACGCCTTCAGCGCTACCTATAAGACGGCTACCTCGGCTGTGCTGAGTGCCGAGGCTAACCAGTTTGACAATACATCGGAGTTTAGTATCGACCCGCTCATCTCTCAGCGTCTGGGTGGCGATGTCCGCACTGCCAGTCGCAGCGGAATAGCGGGTATGGGAAATACCATGTTTATCAATGGCTTCAATTCGCTGAATGCCAATGCGCAGCCCCTGGTTGTTATCGACGATGTGCTGATGGATATGCAGTATTCGCGTGACCTGCTGCATGATGGCTATTTTAATAATCTGCTGGCTAACCTGAACGTGAATGATATTGAGTCGGTTCAGGTGCTCAAGAATGGAACGGCTCTCTATGGCGCTAAAGGTGCTAATGGCGTTATCGTCATTAAGACTAAGCGTAATAAGTCGATGGCTACCAAGATTGACGTGACCATCAATGGACGCTATGAGCTGGTGCCACGTCAGTCTGAGATGATGGATGCCGAGTCTTATCGCCTCTATGCCACAGAGTTGCTGTCGGGCAAGGTGAATCCTAGCTTGATGAGTAAGATGAGGTTCCTGAACAACGAGCCCACCTATTATTATTATAACCAGTATCACAACCAGACCGATTGGACTGACCTGGTTTACGAGAATGCTTTCTCGCAGAACTATGGCATTAACGTTCAGGGTGGTGATGATGCGGCTTCGTATAACCTGTCTGTGGGTTACTCGCTGGGTAACAGTACGTTGAAGAATAACGATTTCTCGCGCTTCAACATGCGACTGAACTCGGACATTGTGATTACCAAGGGACTGGATGTGCGTTTCGACGCCTCTTACAGTGATGTGGACCGTGACCTGCGTGATGATGGCGCTCCCGTTGATCCCCTTGGCACGGTGATTACAGCTCCTGGTTTCCTGAGTCTGACAAAATCGCCCTTCCTCTCTCCTTATGCATTCGACGTCAGTGGCCGACAGAGTCATTACCTGGCTGAGGCCGATGACTATCTGATGAATGGTGATGCCTTGATGTTCCAGGGACGCGGTCGTTTGGCTAACCCCCTCAGTCTTCTGGAGAACGGTGAGGGAAAGAATAGAAATGCCTTTGGTAACCGTTTGGTGACCTTTGCCATCACACCGAAGTATGAGATTAACAAGCACCTGAATGTCAGCGAACACTTTGTGCTGGGACTCGTGAATACGAATGAGAACTATTATCTGCCTATTCAAGGTGTACCTCCCTTCCTGGTTGATGGCTTGAGCGATGACACAACACTTAAGAATGAGGTGCAGAGTATGACGGCTCGCGAGACTATGATTCAGAGTGATACACGTTTGACCTGGCAGAACCGCTA from the Prevotella sp. E15-22 genome contains:
- a CDS encoding SusC/RagA family TonB-linked outer membrane protein, which codes for MKKYLISVVMLLATISLTAQERTEANTDRMKVVTGRVIDAATGQPLAGVIVSAYGNQRQTTMTDETGSYELHVPEYTRSVMMRIDGYALQQRAIAEGKADARLYSNAFSATYKTATSAVLSAEANQFDNTSEFSIDPLISQRLGGDVRTASRSGIAGMGNTMFINGFNSLNANAQPLVVIDDVLMDMQYSRDLLHDGYFNNLLANLNVNDIESVQVLKNGTALYGAKGANGVIVIKTKRNKSMATKIDVTINGRYELVPRQSEMMDAESYRLYATELLSGKVNPSLMSKMRFLNNEPTYYYYNQYHNQTDWTDLVYENAFSQNYGINVQGGDDAASYNLSVGYSLGNSTLKNNDFSRFNMRLNSDIVITKGLDVRFDASYSDVDRDLRDDGAPVDPLGTVITAPGFLSLTKSPFLSPYAFDVSGRQSHYLAEADDYLMNGDALMFQGRGRLANPLSLLENGEGKNRNAFGNRLVTFAITPKYEINKHLNVSEHFVLGLVNTNENYYLPIQGVPPFLVDGLSDDTTLKNEVQSMTARETMIQSDTRLTWQNRYHAHDITVKGGVRYLSTDYTRTGQKGYNSPNDKKPNMVTSLSFKDTSGADDQTREITWYALADYGYAERYYVNAGFSAQASSRFGEDANGLKLFNTVWGLFPSVEAAWVMSNEQWLAGVKGVDYLRLNAGFDVTGNDDIDYIASRSYFVSKRMLGEKGATGKMIGNIGNTELQWETTRRLTAGLESNLFGNRVNVRFNFFKSWTSNLLSLSQLAWTSGLDQNWGNDGKLENTGFDVHLGWKVLAMKDLTWEVGASLGHYKNEVTALPNNNGSIETDIYGATIQTKVGQPVGLFYGFKTAGVYTTNDAAKADGYYVVKENGEKAYFQGGDMRFVDMDDNRCIDDNDRTVIGDPNPDIYGTINTTLTYKRFTLQAVLNYSLGNDVYNYQRSLLEGGAYFLNQTTAMQNRWTTEGQQTDIPRVSYLDEMGNSRFSDRWIEDGSYLRLSNVTLSYHLPIQSTYLQGITIWGSATNLFTLTRYLGSNPDCAMGSSVLCQGIDRGLLSAGRSFSLGVNINL